From one Comamonas piscis genomic stretch:
- a CDS encoding aminotransferase class I/II-fold pyridoxal phosphate-dependent enzyme encodes MVDNEHGGTDALGVPAHDFSTNRNACGPCPEAVTALQAAHLAQYPDPQYTALRLQLAAFHAVAPERLVIGGSSSELIHRLTQHALRQGATQVSLPRHCYGDYAQAAEVWGLRRSSRNTPWGDGLHWACEPSSPLGREEDIWQGLPADACHHGLVLDCAYRPLWLEGPAPPRDMAALWQLWTPNKALGMTGVRAAYAIAPEGTAQAQINALRALAPSWVVGAHGVAMLQAWVTPEVQAWLARSLETLRHWKGRQLALCERLGWAVLPGHQANYFVARLPLAQADMAARLAALRSQGIKLRDARSFGLPGHVRMGVMAPVAQAALARAWLSLADA; translated from the coding sequence ATGGTTGATAACGAGCATGGTGGCACCGATGCCTTGGGCGTGCCGGCGCATGATTTTTCCACTAACCGCAATGCCTGCGGCCCCTGCCCAGAGGCGGTGACCGCCTTGCAGGCGGCGCACCTGGCACAGTACCCTGATCCGCAGTACACGGCGCTGCGCTTGCAGCTGGCGGCCTTCCATGCGGTCGCCCCTGAGCGCCTGGTCATCGGCGGCAGCAGCAGCGAGCTGATCCACCGCCTGACCCAGCATGCGCTGCGCCAGGGAGCCACGCAGGTGAGCCTGCCCAGACATTGCTATGGCGACTACGCCCAGGCGGCAGAGGTGTGGGGGCTGCGTCGCAGCAGCCGCAATACGCCATGGGGTGACGGCCTGCACTGGGCCTGCGAACCCTCCAGCCCGCTGGGACGGGAAGAGGACATCTGGCAAGGCTTGCCTGCGGATGCCTGCCACCACGGCCTGGTGCTCGATTGCGCCTACCGCCCGCTGTGGCTGGAAGGCCCTGCGCCACCACGCGATATGGCTGCGCTCTGGCAGCTGTGGACGCCCAACAAGGCGCTGGGCATGACGGGAGTGCGGGCTGCCTATGCGATTGCGCCCGAGGGCACGGCGCAGGCGCAGATCAATGCGCTGCGGGCACTGGCGCCTTCATGGGTCGTGGGTGCCCATGGCGTGGCCATGCTGCAGGCCTGGGTGACGCCCGAGGTGCAGGCCTGGCTGGCCCGCAGCCTGGAGACCTTGCGCCACTGGAAGGGCCGGCAACTGGCGCTGTGCGAGCGCCTGGGCTGGGCGGTGCTGCCCGGCCACCAGGCCAATTATTTTGTCGCGCGCCTGCCGTTGGCCCAGGCGGATATGGCTGCGCGCCTGGCTGCCCTGCGCAGCCAGGGCATCAAGCTGCGCGATGCCCGCAGCTTTGGCCTGCCTGGTCATGTGAGGATGGGCGTGATGGCGCCGGTGGCGCAGGCGGCGCTGGCGCGGGCCTGGCTGTCGCTGGCAGATGCGTAG
- a CDS encoding DUF3037 domain-containing protein translates to MHAHDVYDYAIVRVMPRVEREEFINAGVIVSCQRSGYLQAAIALDEARLLALDPQVDLQLVYRHLGSIVAICAGVPEAGPIGQLPYRARFHWLTAKRSSMIQTSPVHTGLCTDAGSALERIMARMVLPLGSAPR, encoded by the coding sequence ATGCACGCGCATGATGTGTATGACTACGCGATCGTGCGCGTGATGCCCCGGGTCGAGCGAGAGGAATTTATCAACGCGGGGGTGATTGTGTCTTGCCAGCGCAGTGGCTACCTGCAAGCAGCGATTGCGCTGGATGAGGCGCGCCTGTTGGCGCTCGATCCGCAGGTCGATCTGCAGCTGGTCTACCGCCACCTGGGCAGCATTGTGGCGATCTGCGCCGGCGTACCTGAGGCGGGGCCCATTGGTCAGCTGCCGTACCGCGCACGCTTCCACTGGCTGACGGCCAAGCGCAGCAGCATGATCCAGACCTCGCCGGTACACACGGGGCTGTGTACCGATGCGGGCTCGGCGCTGGAGCGCATCATGGCGCGCATGGTGCTGCCGCTGGGCAGCGCACCGCGATGA
- a CDS encoding HipA family kinase, whose protein sequence is MRTVLVERYVTPLREGGSMPAVVEADDLGMYVLKFRGAGQGVRALMGELICGGIARALGLPLPEIVLAQLHAKLAQTEPDPEIQDLIRASDGLNVGLDYLPGSVNFDPAVDAVSDDFASRLVWFDTLVSNVDRTARNTNMLMWQRKPWLIDHGATLTFHHAWDGTVADPAKPFAPIADHVLLPQASALAEVDAGMAATLTQPVLEAILATVPDCFLAKAAEDRNSPLLADPQAHRAAYVNYFLARLQARGRWLQGAIDARA, encoded by the coding sequence CTGCGCACCGTCTTGGTGGAGCGCTATGTCACGCCGCTGCGCGAGGGCGGCTCGATGCCGGCCGTCGTTGAGGCGGACGATCTGGGCATGTATGTGCTCAAGTTCCGGGGTGCCGGCCAGGGCGTGCGCGCGCTGATGGGTGAGCTCATCTGCGGCGGCATCGCCCGTGCGCTGGGCCTGCCTTTGCCCGAGATCGTGCTGGCCCAGCTGCACGCCAAGCTCGCGCAGACCGAGCCCGATCCCGAGATCCAGGACCTGATCCGTGCCAGCGATGGCCTCAATGTGGGGCTGGATTACCTGCCCGGCTCGGTCAATTTTGATCCTGCCGTGGATGCGGTGAGCGACGACTTCGCATCGCGCCTGGTCTGGTTCGATACGCTGGTCAGCAATGTGGACCGTACGGCCCGCAACACCAATATGCTGATGTGGCAGCGCAAGCCCTGGTTGATTGACCATGGCGCGACCCTGACCTTCCACCATGCCTGGGATGGCACGGTGGCCGACCCGGCCAAGCCCTTTGCCCCGATTGCCGACCATGTGCTGCTGCCCCAGGCCAGCGCGCTGGCCGAGGTGGATGCGGGCATGGCCGCCACGCTGACGCAGCCGGTGCTCGAAGCGATTCTGGCCACCGTGCCTGACTGCTTTTTGGCCAAGGCCGCTGAGGACCGCAACAGCCCGTTGCTGGCCGATCCGCAGGCGCACCGCGCCGCTTATGTGAATTATTTTCTGGCCCGCCTGCAAGCGCGTGGCCGTTGGTTGCAAGGAGCCATCGATGCACGCGCATGA